In the genome of Arachis stenosperma cultivar V10309 chromosome 6, arast.V10309.gnm1.PFL2, whole genome shotgun sequence, the window ACAAAAAGCTTGGAAGGCGTGAGGTGATTTCCATAAATTCTCCTTGGCGTTCAATGCACCATCAATGGGTTTGTGTCTGTTTAAAATCACTAAGAGTCCGGGTTGTGGTGTGACATGCTCCCGCAGATACAACATAAAGAAAGACCACGCCTCCTTTGTCTCACCCTCGACAACGGCAAATGCAATAGGCAGAATGTTTGCATTCCCGTCTTGAGCTATCGCCATCAGCAAGGTCCTACCGCATTTACCATATAGGTGAGTGCCATCAATAGAAATAAGTGGCTTGCAATGCCTGAAAGTCTCAACACACGGTGGAAATGTCCAAAAGACCCAATGAAACATGACAGTATATGTGGAACCAGGCCAAGGCTGAGTCACCAATTGCACCCAAGTACCTAAAGAGCCAAACTTAGTTGCCTACTTGTACACATATGAATTTTTTAACTATGAATAACCAAGATTGAAATAAATCTTACCCAGCAAGTACATCTGCACCACGAATAACCAACGAGGAAGCTCATTGTATGATTTCTCCCAGTCGCCATATATTCTGGCGATCACTCTCTGTTTTGCAAGTCAAACCTTTCTATAGGACGCCTTGTAACGAAAGTGATTCTCGACACCTCCTTGGAGAACCCTGATGCTGATTGTTGGATCAGCTTTGACCATCGTGAAGATGTATTGCGCAATCACCTTCAAATCCAACCTACCATGGTCTTGTCCCATCGAAGTTTGCATGCAAGAATGAGCCCCCTTGTATCTCCTTAACATCCCACTTTTCGTGCTTCCGGCGATACGATATGAGTATGCTCCAATTACAACTGATGCCGAACTAGATACATTGTGCATTGTACCTCAACTGGCCACTCTCTACTATTTTGTAATCCACAATCCTCCTAATGCTGTACTGCTTAACTGCCAACatcacttcttccttgtctttaaATTGTTGTCAAATCTGAAACTCATTGCTTGGATTCTCTTCAGAGCCTCCCTAGGTAAATGACCAATTCGAAGTCATTGCATTGAGATTCAATCTCGTGAAATGATCCGGCCGGTCATATGGTCGAGAGATGGCGAGCTGCGTAAGAGCGATCTGAGTGTCACTGTAGTAgttcatctcttcttcttcgtcACCATCATCGGAAATTTCAGCTGGTTCTTCATCGGCATCGTCTACTTCATCGGGGTTAACTTCATATTGATCCATCATTGGATCTCTAACTGCAGAACCATCATGACTTTCAACCCCATCGTCCATCAAGTCAACATTACAAGCTTCAACATTAGACCCCTCCTGACTCCTCTCGAGTGGCATATTTAGGTCCACCATAGTCCTTGATAGTTCGTCTAACAGCTCCACTCAACGGACTATTATCGAGAGTATCTGCAGATGATCCTCGGCCACCCACCTCAACCAGATACACGAATAATTCTAACAAATGAATATTTGTCCATCGGTTGTGCCACAACCGTATGACGCGTACGTCCTCATCTTCGTGCAAACGGTACCTAATTCAACACAACAAACGTATTTCTCACAACCGTTATCTCATAAATATAATAGTAACAGTGTAACACAGACAATACGAGTGTAACATGCCTTTTATAAAACAAACTGCCATCTACTTCGGTCGGATATCTATAGTAAATCTTTTTCACCCTTTTTTCTCTTGCTGCCCGACATAATGCAATATCAAATTCCTCAAAGCTGTTAAACTGTCAACCTCCAGCATCATATAGGGGAATATCGGTTGCCCCGCTCTAAAAACTATAGAACCTTCATCGTCATACACTATTTTTCCATCGTAACAAATGGATAACAATGGATTCCTTGACATCGTAGAGAAAATGTCAACCTTaaaaatgaaaactaatattgtGCTTTGATGATCTACTCTCCAACAGCTAtgcttttattttcgaaatccaaCATATAGTTCGCCGGAGGTACGGCGAGCCGGGGGTACAGTGAATTTGCCCTAATTACCTAAAAAAATTGCATCTTGGAAATTAAAGCTGGAAAATGAggtttgaaaaattaattttttttattttatttgaaaaaaaaccCTCAATAAATATGTAATCTAGTagtcatattttttttatttttaaaagcaACATACAATGTGTTATATTATAAGAGCTATTTTGCTATATTTTCTAATTATAAAACATTTCGGTCAATTCATATGGGCAACAAGAGAAAGAAAACCACCTTATAATAACGCCTATCATCATGATATCCTAATTAATTATACTATCAATcataataccaaaaaaaaaaaaagtttactATCAATCATGCAGTAATTTGGTACCTTTAAATAATGTGTCGGGTTGGGAGATATtaaggcaaaaaaaaaaaaattttattatcaatCAATTTAAGTTGGTTGAATGATcaacttaaataaatatttagaatttGAATTCTATTTTATACATACAACAatgtattaattaatataaattataaaatatatattaaaatatataatatatattaaaaataaattaattacatatatttatggtgatttctaaccaattttcttataaataaaaagttaagtatttttataatttattcaattgttattaaaagaatttatccatgtcaaataattttaatcttaattaattaaattaataaaccatgataaaatctattttataaattataatagattttaaaaatgttttttttttttaatttttcagtctatctaattttttttaatatgtttcaaaatttcagtcataaaaaattaaaaaaaaaaaagaagttgaAAACGGCAAAAGCTTCAAATGTAAGaggagttttttttttataactagcgtaacatgattttttttataactaacAGGTAGAATGTATATAGTTTGAATGACATTctatatattacatatatacaagtgtataaatatattttaatttttttagttgtttATAAGGTCTTaattgttgtaaaataaatataaaataaaaaagtataagtaaaagattttagtACTACAATTACTATcacaatataataaaaataattaatatatttactaatattatatgtaaagagtaataAAAAGAGTATttaaaaatacttataaaataaagaaagagagaaaatttTAGTAGTAAtataaaaagagagagaagagtaTTTGTTATTAATTGTAGTGTGGAATTGTCAGAGACTTAAGCCTCTATTTATATACGTACATGAAGTAGTTTTTCAAGTTCATATTAAATGTAGTCATCTAGTCATCTTTAAGAAATTATACTTCATGAAAAATGAACATCCAGATAGAGTGTGATAGTATCCTTATCACAACactaattaaatttgttattggagaaatataattattgtgCGCATGATTAATATCTCTAATAAGATGCCACTCTAATTCTCTTGTTATTcgagtttttaatttttgttttgtttttgtgttgaattttttttaatctttatttttatcttttgatttttcttttttttggaaCACGTTAAAAAAATTGGACAGgccaaaaaaattgaaaattataaaataaaatatctttaaaaattattgtaatttgcaaaaatattttttttatcataatttaataataattaaaaaataataaaaaatacttaattctagtcaccaaaaaaatactTAATTCTCTATTTATAAAAAGGTTAGCTAAAAATtacttatattttatatataaatacataataattaattttaatgattgAATTTAATATATGGTGGATTCTCTGATGTAAAAAGGAAGTTATATTCTACACGTATAGAAATATGGTGGCAGGATAATTCAGTGACACTTGTCCACTTTATGAGACCAATTCTGAGAAAGCTGGTGGCAGTGTGCAAAGAAGATTGTGAATCCGTAAATGTTGAGACAGGTGAGTTTAGAAGATTACGAGATGAAGTATATCCGTTACGATAGCTGATAATGGGCCTATTTGAAGTGAGTTTTTTTTGTTGTAAAGTATTTGTAAATGGAGTAGAAAAAATGGCTTTGGTGGTGGCTTCAGATTGCTTCACTGGAAATACAAAGAAGGTAACCCAGGAGATGAACTTAACgaaggaaaaataaaaacactagATAGAGAGAAGAACTTGCTTCTCCTCTAACGGCGCCGGAGCGAAGCTGAGTTTCTCTGGGTGGTGGCTCCATGTGTGTTGGCAGAGATTGGTCGGCTTCACTAGGGAGTGCGATGTGCTGCGGGTGGGACAGTGTTGATGCGCAAAAAACGGAACACCAAAGCTGGGTGAGACTGCCATCGATCGTGATTTGCCGGTGGAGGTATGCATTGTATATTTTCGTTGCACAAAATCCAGATGAAACTATTATGCCATAAATTTTTTTCGTCTCTAAAATGTGGGTATGCTCATGTTTGGGTAAAGATATGATGTGCTTCTTAAGAAAATGTTAGAGTTTTGATTCTACCTTTGTAGGACTgtgttcataattttttatccTAACAAATTTGTGCCTAAAGTTTGCAATTGTAATAATAGAGGTTAGTTTAAACattccatttcaattttcaatggtAACTTAATTTAAATAGTTCGCACAATTTTAGCAAGCAAAGGGTGTTATTAATTGCTAATTTGCAATGTTAATATGTCAAAGTAGTTTGATTACATGTATAGTCTCCCTGCTAAATACTTTGAAACAAATTTTGAGAATGAATTTATCTGtgtttgtaaaatatttttatgaaagTTGTTCATCCGTAACATAATCGTGCTGGACTTGTAGTTGATTAAGAAACCCCAAATCCGAAAGAGAAAGGACAAAATTTTAATTGCTCTAACCAATATGGTTCCCTTTTGCTTATTTTTTGTTATAGATTGAACACAATCTATATATCTGATCTTTGACTTTCTATTGCTTTATAGATGTGCAAGGAGATTGACGAGGTTGGTTAATTTTCTGTGTAGCCTATATCACTGTTTTGTTCTTCACACCACCTTCTTGGGTCATCTTTGACTGCTTCTAACACAGAATCTGCCATATCTGCACTCTTCAGAGTCATATATGTTGCAACTTTAATTTCTATAATTGCTTTCAGGTTAGCTTCTATTTTCTTGTCCACCTCTATTTTCGTTTCTTTGACTGCTTTCACCTGAGCGTGGGCAGCAGCTTGTGTATCCTAAAAGCATGTTGAACAAGTAGTTCTATAATCACATTCAAGGCAACTATAGTCAGTGTAACAAAGATGTTAATTCTTTTCACAACcaaatagtaaaataatttcttttaaaggaaaaaagaaaaaaaaagatgacaTCTAACACTGCcagaaaaaataataacatgtatttgtcaagcatttttttgtatttccttattttgataaaatgtcTTACCccaatttttttgtatttcCGTATCGCCCGCTTGGTCTTGGCGAAGACGTGATAGGAACGACGCAAAGCGGGAATATTAGGTCGGAACATCTACTGACCCTGCCGACGTAACTAGGGAGGTAATCACGACTTCCAAACTGTACTATCGTGTGTTTGGCGTGTTTTGTCAGTCATTAATTAGGGTGCGGTGCGAAAATTGGATTAATTTAGTTTTGTCTCTGTGCAGGTGATGGAAGTGTTCCGCAACCTCAGCTAGCATTTTGTCGAGTATGTTTTTGAAAATGTGTTGTCTGGGAATAGTATATAGTCACTTTGCATGAATACTGTATGTGTAAGGAAAAGTCAGATGTTTTAAGATCACTTTGCATGTATCTGTACCTGGATGATAGGGGAATTAACTGTTTACTGTTGTGAATTAGTGTTAAGTTGTACTGTTTTTTATTTCAATCAGGTTGAATAGTTGCTTCTTGATATGCAGTAGGAgtgtattttttttacatagGGTGGTATGAGAATCAATGGCCTTGAGACCCATTAACTCTATGGATGAGATGCTGTTATTGGATTGAGGACCGAAAATGTCACTGTGGTTGATAAAACATAGTAACAAGGGGCATGAATTTCTTGTGCTAACAAATTATAGGTCGTATGACTTCCATTCCAACTGCATCATCATCCTATTAACACTAGAATGTTGTGAGCATGAGTAAATTAGTTAACCCAACGTGCATGCATATAGGCTGCAGAATATAAGAATGGTCTAATTATCATTCGTACGGCATGGTTAACTACGTTGGCAACCCTCCCAtttgttatgtttttttatttagatacTAAAAAGTGAAATGTCTCAATGAAATGATTGTAAATCAATGTCCTGGGTGTTGGGAAATGACCTGGAAATATACCTGTTAAATTTAAGTGTTGAGTAATTATTGTCTCTCATTACGTTCCTTCTGGCCACATCATACCATGACTTGGTTTGATTCAGAATTTTTTTTCGGCATGATGCTCTCGTTACATTTCTTCTAGCAACTTTCTCAATAATGGCATTAGATAACCAAACAACCTGTGTTGGGAGATAGGTAGATTGATAGGTAGAGTGATACGAGAGAAGCGAGAGAGACACGAGCAAAGataggagagagggggagtCAAGAAGACTGTGAGAGATATAACATAGAGAGCTAGCAGCAATAAGAGGGAGTTATATATATAGGGTGAATTCTCTGGTGTAGAAAGGGTTATTGTTTCTATACGTGTAGAAAGATGCTGGCAATGTGAGATGAGAACAAGTGTCCGTTAAAAGACAAATTCTGCACTGTGTTGCAGATTGGGCAGAAGGCATGTCTCATGAAGCTTCCGTTGCCGTGATAGTTAATGATAGTATGATTAATTAAGAATTTTTGTAAAGGTCCTCAATGTgggtttgaaaaaaaatttatgtttgtAGTGAATTTATTGTTTAATGTTGACATTATTTTGGGCCATAAACTATTCACTCTAAATGAATTTCAACggtgttacggtaggtaaccggagattagccCAATGAATGGCGTTAGGCGGCCCAAGTGTGCAACGGAGGAGAATTCCAGgtaggtccgcaactcgggaggctccgtccggcTTGTGCTtgcgtgtgaatggggggtggtacctataaggacactccgatg includes:
- the LOC130934506 gene encoding uncharacterized protein LOC130934506, translated to MHNVSSSASVVIGAYSYRIAGSTKSGMLRRYKGAHSCMQTSMGQDHGRLDLKVIAQYIFTMVKADPTISIRVLQGGVENHFRYKASYRKMYLLGTWVQLVTQPWPGSTYTVMFHWVFWTFPPCVETFRHCKPLISIDGTHLYGKCGRTLLMAIAQDGNANILPIAFAVVEGETKEAWSFFMLYLREHVTPQPGLLVILNRHKPIDGALNAKENLWKSPHAFQAFCTRHIAANFMSHFKNKDLKKRF